One window of Bacillus sp. (in: firmicutes) genomic DNA carries:
- a CDS encoding group-specific protein — MACDINHTKEDVLKKLESQKEFLPAELYPKLESFIQTNLPQETLNEIFHLLKKYDLAGEAEQRERNEVLKTMVAE; from the coding sequence ATGGCATGTGATATCAACCACACAAAAGAGGATGTTCTAAAAAAGCTTGAGAGTCAGAAGGAATTTTTGCCAGCGGAACTTTATCCGAAGCTTGAAAGTTTTATACAAACAAATCTACCCCAAGAAACTTTAAATGAAATCTTTCATTTATTAAAAAAATATGATTTGGCTGGGGAAGCGGAGCAACGGGAACGGAATGAAGTATTGAAGACAATGGTTGCTGAATAA
- a CDS encoding ABC-F family ATP-binding cassette domain-containing protein → MNILSVENLSKSFGVKTLFNDISFSIAEKQRIGIIGVNGTGKSTLLKILASLEPADTGEIIKPKSYTIEYLAQNPEFEGNGTVLDEIFHGDTPLIRLLKKYEEALFALEADPQNERKQDAIFKVQQEMDAMHAWDASTQAKSILTKLGIEDHSQHIKELSGGQKKRVAIAKSLIQPADLLILDEPTNHLDIETIEWLEDYITRYPGSIMLITHDRYFLDRVTNRIFELDQGNLYSYEGNYSTFLEAKAIREEIEAANEDKRQNLLRRELAWMRRGAKARTTKQKARIQRFEELQSQAGYQKKDALDIAVGGSRLGKKVFEIEKISKQYEQKTVIRAFSYIVKPFERIAIVGPNGSGKTSLLNLLAGKTLPDEGVINVGQTVKIAYYTQENEEMNGEQRVIDYIKETAQVIKTIDGKEITATQMLERFLFSPAMQYTYIKKLSGGERRRLYLLKILMTEPNVLLLDEPTNDLDIETLTILEDYLDDFPGVVLTVSHDRYFLDKTSDILFVFEGEGNIRIYYGSYSEYLEEQKRKQEAIKKEEAKEKAQISSSMQPKPKKLKLSYKEQKEWEGIEDKILQLEEEIACLQQEIVSAGADFAKVQPLYEKEQALTVELEQTMERWEQLTELIEQIEKQNA, encoded by the coding sequence ATGAATATACTATCAGTTGAAAATCTTTCAAAAAGCTTTGGCGTTAAAACATTATTTAATGACATTTCCTTTAGTATTGCCGAAAAACAACGCATCGGCATTATTGGGGTGAATGGCACTGGAAAATCAACATTATTAAAAATATTGGCATCTCTCGAGCCAGCTGATACAGGGGAAATTATAAAACCAAAGTCTTATACGATTGAATATTTAGCGCAGAACCCGGAATTCGAAGGGAATGGGACGGTTTTAGATGAAATTTTTCATGGAGACACACCACTCATTCGCTTGCTGAAAAAATATGAAGAAGCACTCTTTGCTCTCGAAGCCGACCCACAAAACGAACGGAAGCAGGATGCGATTTTTAAAGTTCAACAAGAAATGGATGCAATGCATGCATGGGATGCGAGCACCCAAGCAAAATCAATTTTGACTAAGCTTGGCATCGAAGACCATTCCCAACATATCAAGGAGCTGTCAGGCGGACAAAAGAAACGAGTAGCGATTGCAAAGAGCCTTATTCAGCCGGCAGACCTCCTAATCCTTGATGAACCGACAAACCACCTTGACATTGAAACAATTGAATGGTTGGAGGACTATATAACCCGCTATCCAGGCTCGATTATGCTTATTACACATGATCGTTACTTTTTGGATCGGGTGACAAATCGGATTTTCGAGCTTGACCAAGGAAATCTGTATAGCTATGAAGGAAATTATTCAACCTTTTTGGAAGCGAAAGCGATACGTGAAGAAATCGAAGCGGCCAATGAGGATAAACGACAAAACCTATTAAGGCGCGAGTTAGCATGGATGCGCCGCGGAGCCAAAGCCCGAACTACGAAGCAAAAAGCGAGAATTCAGCGTTTTGAAGAGCTGCAAAGTCAAGCTGGCTATCAGAAAAAGGATGCTCTTGATATTGCTGTTGGTGGAAGCCGCCTCGGTAAAAAGGTTTTTGAAATTGAAAAGATCTCAAAGCAGTATGAGCAAAAAACAGTTATCCGCGCCTTCTCTTATATTGTGAAACCCTTTGAACGAATTGCCATTGTTGGCCCAAATGGCTCGGGAAAAACGTCGCTATTGAATTTACTCGCTGGAAAAACTCTCCCAGATGAAGGTGTAATCAACGTCGGCCAAACTGTTAAAATTGCCTATTATACGCAAGAAAATGAAGAGATGAACGGGGAGCAGCGCGTCATTGATTATATTAAAGAAACGGCGCAAGTCATTAAAACGATTGACGGCAAGGAAATTACCGCAACCCAAATGCTGGAAAGATTTTTATTTTCTCCGGCGATGCAATACACATATATTAAAAAGCTGTCAGGTGGCGAACGAAGAAGGCTGTATCTTTTAAAAATATTAATGACAGAGCCTAACGTCCTTTTACTAGATGAGCCAACAAATGACCTAGATATTGAAACGTTGACAATATTAGAAGACTATTTAGATGACTTTCCAGGGGTCGTTCTCACCGTTTCCCATGACCGCTATTTTTTAGATAAAACAAGTGATATTTTATTTGTGTTTGAAGGAGAAGGGAATATCCGTATTTATTACGGCTCCTATAGTGAATATTTAGAAGAACAAAAACGTAAACAAGAAGCAATAAAAAAGGAAGAAGCAAAAGAGAAGGCCCAGATTTCCTCATCGATGCAGCCTAAGCCGAAAAAGCTAAAGCTAAGCTACAAAGAGCAAAAAGAATGGGAAGGCATTGAAGATAAAATCTTGCAGTTGGAGGAAGAAATTGCTTGTCTCCAACAAGAAATTGTCAGTGCTGGTGCTGACTTTGCCAAAGTGCAGCCGTTATACGAAAAAGAGCAGGCGTTAACGGTGGAGTTAGAGCAAACAATGGAGCGCTGGGAACAGTTGACAGAGCTTATTGAGCAAATTGAAAAACAAAATGCGTAA
- a CDS encoding HD domain-containing protein produces the protein MDNKNKLIEAAILFVKKELENEASGHDWWHIARVTKMAKHIAEKEGANVFICELAALLHDIADEKLNEGGEAAGLERVKQWLLLQQADEETIETIIEIIATMSFKGGNHPPMRTLEGKVVQDADRLDAIGAIGIARTFAYAGAHGDLIYDPAIRPREKMTKEEYRSEKTTAVNHFYEKLLKLKNLMNTKTAQEMAEARHQLMEEFLQKFYHEWEGNLE, from the coding sequence ATGGACAACAAAAATAAATTAATTGAAGCGGCGATATTATTTGTAAAGAAAGAGCTTGAGAACGAGGCAAGCGGCCACGATTGGTGGCATATTGCACGGGTAACGAAAATGGCGAAGCATATCGCGGAAAAAGAGGGTGCCAATGTTTTTATTTGTGAATTAGCGGCCCTGTTGCACGATATTGCTGATGAAAAATTAAATGAAGGCGGCGAGGCGGCAGGTCTCGAAAGAGTAAAACAGTGGCTTCTTTTGCAACAGGCAGACGAAGAAACAATCGAAACAATCATCGAAATTATTGCAACGATGTCCTTTAAAGGTGGAAACCATCCACCGATGCGCACATTAGAGGGAAAGGTTGTTCAAGATGCGGACCGCTTAGATGCGATTGGTGCGATTGGGATTGCAAGAACTTTTGCCTATGCTGGGGCACATGGCGACTTAATTTATGACCCAGCGATACGCCCTCGTGAGAAAATGACAAAAGAAGAATATCGCAGCGAGAAAACAACCGCTGTTAACCATTTTTATGAAAAACTGCTTAAATTGAAAAATCTGATGAACACAAAAACTGCGCAAGAAATGGCAGAAGCCCGTCATCAATTGATGGAGGAATTTTTACAAAAGTTTTACCATGAATGGGAAGGAAATTTAGAATGA
- a CDS encoding DEAD/DEAH box helicase yields MEFLTKAKPFIKEAWQKAGFDKPTAIQEKAIPTILEGIDMVAESPTGTGKTLAYLLPILHNIDPNSKEIQAVILSPTRELAMQIHQVVQTFTMNSGIVSGAFIGGVELKRQIERLKKNPMIIVGTPGRINELIDKKKMKMHKVKTIVVDEVDQMISQRLTHDVKMVIQSTLRERQVLFFSATISDEVQEFAKKVMNEPKFIQIEREKNNAVEHIYFVSDRRDKVEVLRRIYRMDETMKALIFINDSFHIDQLAAKFKYKKIPIGVLHSDASKKERASAIQQFRSGKLPLLLATDIAARGMDIQGLTHVIHLDMPEKIEQYIHRSGRTGRMGAKGTVISLVTPTEEKTLLKYGKELGIAITKKELYGGEIVADRPNQNQKKSDVDGSQTSNKKKPEMEKRQAKAGASEPRRNDAGRHSRFGEEKRMNKNTGIRAKRK; encoded by the coding sequence ATGGAATTTCTAACTAAAGCAAAGCCGTTCATTAAAGAAGCGTGGCAAAAGGCTGGATTTGACAAACCGACAGCTATACAGGAAAAGGCTATTCCAACTATTTTGGAAGGCATAGATATGGTTGCAGAATCACCAACAGGTACTGGGAAAACATTGGCGTATTTGTTGCCAATTTTACATAATATTGACCCAAATAGTAAAGAAATTCAAGCGGTTATTTTATCACCGACAAGAGAATTAGCGATGCAAATCCATCAAGTTGTTCAAACCTTTACAATGAATAGTGGCATCGTTAGCGGCGCTTTTATTGGCGGTGTTGAGTTAAAGCGGCAAATCGAGCGCTTGAAAAAAAATCCAATGATTATTGTCGGCACGCCGGGGAGAATTAACGAATTAATTGATAAGAAAAAAATGAAGATGCATAAAGTAAAAACAATCGTTGTTGATGAAGTTGACCAAATGATATCGCAGCGCTTGACCCATGATGTGAAAATGGTTATTCAATCAACATTGCGAGAGCGGCAAGTGCTATTTTTTTCGGCAACGATTTCTGATGAAGTTCAGGAGTTTGCGAAAAAAGTGATGAATGAGCCGAAGTTCATTCAAATTGAACGAGAAAAAAATAATGCTGTTGAGCATATTTATTTTGTAAGCGACCGCCGTGATAAAGTGGAGGTCTTACGCAGGATTTATCGAATGGATGAAACGATGAAGGCGCTTATTTTTATTAATGATTCCTTTCATATAGATCAATTGGCAGCGAAATTTAAATATAAAAAAATCCCAATTGGTGTTTTGCATAGTGATGCAAGCAAAAAGGAACGAGCTAGTGCCATTCAGCAATTCAGAAGCGGAAAACTGCCGCTTTTATTAGCAACAGATATAGCCGCAAGAGGGATGGACATTCAAGGGCTTACCCATGTTATCCATTTGGACATGCCTGAAAAAATCGAGCAATATATTCACCGCTCCGGCCGGACAGGCCGAATGGGAGCGAAAGGTACCGTTATTTCATTGGTAACGCCAACTGAAGAGAAAACATTGTTGAAATATGGCAAAGAATTAGGCATTGCAATTACGAAAAAAGAATTATATGGTGGGGAAATCGTCGCTGACCGACCAAATCAAAATCAGAAAAAAAGTGATGTTGATGGTAGTCAGACAAGTAATAAGAAAAAGCCTGAGATGGAAAAGCGGCAGGCCAAGGCTGGTGCTTCTGAACCTAGGCGGAATGATGCCGGACGACATAGCCGTTTTGGTGAAGAAAAACGAATGAACAAAAATACGGGTATTCGTGCGAAAAGAAAATAA
- the metA gene encoding homoserine O-succinyltransferase: protein MPINIPKDLPAKEILESENIFVMDEERAYQQDIRPLNIVILNLMPEKEKTETQLLRVLGNSPLQVNITLMHPQTHQSKNTRPEHLENFYRTFDEIKGRKFDGMIITGAPIELLEFEDVNYWDELKMIMEWTKTNVTSTLHICWGAQAGLYYHFGIPKYELDKKMFGIFKHNVLVKNSRILRGFDEVYLVPHSRHTDVKKEDIDKEPNLEILSYSNEAGVCLVASKDRKQIFLTGHPEYEATTLKDEYVRDINKGADIDVPVNYFPNDNPNAEPLNTWRAHAHLFYTNWLNYYVYQETPYIWE, encoded by the coding sequence GTGCCGATTAACATACCTAAGGATTTACCAGCTAAAGAAATACTTGAAAGTGAAAATATATTTGTAATGGATGAGGAACGTGCATATCAACAAGATATTCGTCCTCTAAATATAGTAATCTTAAATTTGATGCCTGAAAAAGAAAAAACTGAAACACAGCTTCTTAGAGTACTTGGTAACTCACCATTACAAGTGAATATTACTCTAATGCATCCACAAACGCATCAATCTAAAAATACAAGGCCAGAGCATTTAGAAAATTTCTATCGCACCTTTGATGAAATAAAGGGGCGCAAATTCGACGGCATGATTATTACAGGGGCGCCAATTGAGCTTTTAGAGTTTGAAGATGTCAATTACTGGGATGAATTAAAAATGATAATGGAATGGACAAAAACAAATGTAACATCAACACTCCATATATGCTGGGGTGCGCAAGCAGGGCTTTATTATCATTTTGGCATTCCAAAATACGAATTAGATAAAAAGATGTTTGGCATCTTTAAGCATAATGTATTAGTTAAGAATTCAAGAATCCTGCGCGGCTTTGATGAAGTGTATCTTGTTCCACATTCACGTCATACAGATGTTAAAAAAGAGGATATCGATAAAGAGCCAAATCTTGAAATCCTATCTTATTCTAACGAAGCAGGTGTTTGCCTTGTTGCCTCTAAAGATCGCAAACAAATTTTTCTTACTGGGCATCCAGAATATGAGGCTACAACACTAAAGGACGAATATGTTCGTGATATCAACAAAGGCGCGGATATTGACGTACCTGTTAATTATTTTCCGAACGATAACCCAAATGCGGAGCCGCTGAATACGTGGCGTGCACACGCCCATTTGTTCTATACAAATTGGCTAAATTATTACGTGTACCAAGAAACCCCTTATATTTGGGAGTGA
- the rraA gene encoding ribonuclease E activity regulator RraA: protein MTVVQTLKTADLCDQYSDSISICQLEFKSYGGKKQFSGPISTVEVFEDNVLVKEMLQTIPEGNVLVVNGGGSKNCALVGDILASIAVDRKLGGIIVNGPIRDSGEIGQMDIGVFAIGTMPLKSKKEGKGKTNAQTKFGGVTWTPGEYVYADEDGVIVSPTPLTLP from the coding sequence TTGACAGTAGTTCAAACATTAAAAACAGCAGATTTATGTGATCAATATTCTGATAGCATTTCAATCTGCCAACTAGAGTTTAAATCTTATGGTGGAAAAAAACAGTTTTCAGGACCGATTTCAACGGTTGAAGTTTTTGAAGACAATGTGTTAGTCAAGGAGATGCTACAGACGATTCCGGAGGGCAATGTTCTTGTTGTGAATGGGGGCGGTTCTAAAAACTGCGCATTAGTAGGGGATATTCTAGCTTCGATTGCAGTGGATCGCAAATTAGGTGGAATTATCGTTAATGGCCCAATTCGCGATAGCGGTGAAATTGGCCAAATGGATATCGGTGTGTTCGCGATTGGAACAATGCCATTAAAGAGTAAAAAAGAAGGAAAAGGAAAAACAAACGCTCAAACTAAATTTGGTGGAGTGACATGGACACCAGGCGAATATGTGTATGCAGATGAAGATGGTGTCATCGTATCACCAACACCTCTAACATTACCATAA
- a CDS encoding NAD(P)/FAD-dependent oxidoreductase gives MQNNFDVIVVGAGPAGIFACYELTLKMPNANVLLIDKGHDIYSRRCPILEKKTQLCPPAAGRKDYAGCLPACSITNGFGGAGAYSDGKFNITSEFGGWMTDYLPPSEVVDLIKYVDEINLSHGATESITDPLTPEVKEIERRGYAAGLKLLRAQVRHLGTEQNLEILQRIYEYLKDKIEMRFKSEVEDIVTEKTSDGYEVTGIELKDGNVLHAKKVVIVPGRDGSAWLTKILKKRRVTMFNNQVDIGVRVETTDIVMEEINTHLYEGKFVFNTSVGTTVRTFCSNPSGHVVVENHTGIMLANGHAYKDPKRGSRNTNFALLVSHKFSEPFNKPTEYAHEVSTLANQLSGGGIIVQKYGDILKGRRSTEKRIKEGFIEPTLKEAVPGDLGLVLPYNTMKSLIEMTEALNYVTPGIASEHTLFYGVEAKFYSARPNLNDKFESEISGLYLGGDGAGITRGLAQASACGVWLARDIVEKIN, from the coding sequence ATGCAAAACAATTTTGATGTAATCGTTGTTGGGGCAGGGCCTGCGGGAATTTTTGCTTGTTATGAACTTACTTTAAAAATGCCAAATGCAAACGTTTTATTAATAGATAAAGGCCATGATATTTATAGCAGACGCTGCCCAATATTAGAAAAAAAGACTCAGTTATGCCCACCGGCAGCTGGCAGAAAGGATTATGCCGGTTGTTTACCAGCTTGCTCGATTACGAACGGTTTTGGCGGTGCGGGTGCTTATTCCGATGGAAAATTCAACATTACTAGTGAGTTTGGTGGCTGGATGACCGATTATTTACCACCATCAGAAGTAGTCGATTTAATAAAGTATGTCGATGAAATTAATTTAAGCCATGGTGCCACAGAGTCAATTACAGACCCATTGACACCTGAAGTAAAGGAAATTGAACGCCGCGGCTATGCTGCTGGTTTAAAGCTTTTAAGGGCGCAAGTACGCCACTTAGGGACAGAGCAAAACCTTGAAATTTTGCAAAGAATATATGAATACTTAAAAGATAAGATTGAGATGCGCTTTAAGTCAGAAGTTGAGGATATTGTAACGGAGAAAACTAGCGACGGCTATGAAGTAACTGGTATTGAGCTAAAAGACGGCAACGTTTTACATGCGAAAAAAGTAGTCATCGTTCCAGGTCGTGATGGCTCAGCATGGTTGACGAAAATTTTGAAAAAGCGTCGTGTGACAATGTTCAATAATCAGGTTGATATCGGTGTCCGCGTTGAAACAACTGATATTGTGATGGAGGAAATTAACACACATTTATACGAAGGAAAGTTTGTTTTTAATACTTCTGTTGGGACTACAGTGAGGACGTTTTGCAGCAATCCTTCGGGGCATGTTGTTGTTGAAAATCATACAGGGATTATGTTAGCAAATGGACATGCCTATAAAGATCCAAAACGGGGTAGCCGAAATACGAACTTTGCCTTGTTAGTCTCTCATAAATTCTCTGAGCCATTTAATAAGCCGACCGAATATGCACATGAAGTGTCAACTCTAGCAAATCAACTGTCAGGGGGCGGCATTATCGTTCAGAAATACGGTGATATTTTAAAGGGGCGCCGTTCTACAGAAAAACGGATTAAGGAAGGATTTATTGAGCCAACGCTGAAAGAAGCGGTTCCAGGGGATTTAGGTTTAGTGTTGCCATATAATACGATGAAAAGTTTAATTGAGATGACAGAAGCATTGAATTATGTAACGCCGGGGATAGCTTCTGAACATACTTTATTCTATGGTGTTGAAGCGAAATTTTACTCCGCAAGACCAAATTTAAATGACAAGTTTGAGTCAGAGATTTCAGGATTGTACTTAGGGGGCGATGGTGCAGGTATAACACGCGGCCTTGCTCAAGCAAGCGCCTGTGGTGTATGGCTCGCTAGGGATATTGTAGAAAAGATTAATTAA
- a CDS encoding nucleotidyltransferase family protein produces MMKGVIIAGGRGNRLRPLTNHLPKPMIPILDKPVMEYCIQHLKKHGITEIAVTVQYLSRKIMEYFGDGHEFGVKLTYFEERKPLGTAGSIKNTEAFFDGTFVVMYGDVISDFDLTKGIEYHQSKESLVTIFMTTVQNPLDYGIIKTDETGKVTRFLEKPSRLDVFTNQISTGIFVMEPTILHYIKKGVTVDFSLDIFPMLLKNGCSLFGFKTTGYWSDVGNIAKYEKTVHDLIDGNIRISG; encoded by the coding sequence ATGATGAAAGGGGTTATTATTGCTGGAGGAAGAGGAAATCGGCTGCGCCCGTTAACAAATCATTTGCCAAAACCAATGATTCCAATTTTAGACAAACCTGTGATGGAATACTGTATACAGCATTTAAAGAAGCATGGTATTACAGAAATTGCAGTGACAGTACAATATTTATCTAGAAAAATAATGGAATACTTTGGTGATGGGCATGAATTTGGGGTAAAGCTAACTTATTTCGAGGAACGTAAACCTTTAGGAACGGCAGGTAGTATTAAAAATACAGAGGCATTTTTTGACGGAACTTTCGTTGTTATGTATGGTGATGTTATTTCGGATTTTGATTTAACAAAAGGAATTGAATATCATCAATCGAAAGAATCTCTTGTAACTATTTTTATGACAACAGTGCAAAATCCATTGGATTATGGAATTATTAAAACGGACGAAACAGGCAAAGTAACCCGATTTTTAGAAAAGCCTTCACGGCTAGACGTTTTCACAAACCAGATTAGTACTGGTATTTTTGTTATGGAACCGACTATTTTACATTATATAAAAAAAGGAGTAACCGTTGACTTTAGTTTAGATATCTTTCCTATGCTTTTAAAAAACGGCTGCTCATTATTCGGATTTAAAACGACAGGCTATTGGTCAGATGTAGGTAATATAGCAAAATATGAGAAGACCGTTCATGACTTAATAGATGGAAATATAAGAATATCAGGATAA
- a CDS encoding CDGSH iron-sulfur domain-containing protein: protein MENGKVIIKINDNGSIRINGNVELVDGNGGKFGVGPTFSLCRCGASEKKPFCDGAHKKITFNSAPRAK from the coding sequence TTGGAAAACGGAAAAGTTATTATAAAGATTAATGATAACGGTTCAATCCGTATAAATGGAAATGTCGAATTAGTTGATGGAAATGGTGGAAAATTCGGGGTTGGACCAACTTTCTCACTGTGTCGTTGTGGAGCTTCCGAGAAAAAACCATTTTGTGATGGTGCACATAAAAAAATCACATTTAATAGTGCCCCTAGGGCAAAATGA
- the asnB gene encoding asparagine synthase (glutamine-hydrolyzing): MCGFVGCMYDEAQKTNEKMKNKIKMMNTIITHRGPDSEGYYFDEYINFGFRRLSIIELESGNQPFSYENERYWIIFNGEIYNYIELREELIQRGYQFSTQSDTEVIVALYSDLKEQAVKKLRGMFAFVIWDKMEQQLFGARDHFGIKPFFYSEKSDAIYFASEKKSILLATEGSLHEDSLQHYFSFQYVPEPDTLTSEIKKLTPGHYFVKKPKQPIKIINYWKPKFQPVITSESQLVKEIRDVLMDSVNVHMRSDVPVGSFLSGGIDSSFIVSLAKQINPQLKTFSIGFVRNGFSEVNIAEETAAALGLENISCTITPDEYLEELPKIIWHMDNPLADPAAVPLYFVAREASKHVKVVLSGEGADELFGGYNIYREPHSLRMFRYIPKSIKHLLKILSHSLPDGVKGKSFIERGITPLEERYIGNAKIFEEDEKALLYTHYNPHVNYKTITQQIYRESEGYDAVTKMQHIDILTWLRGDILLKADKMAMAHSLELRVPFLDQEVFKVAANIHSSQKINNNTTKYILRKAAEGIVPDHVLNRKKLGFPVPLRHWLKDEIYDWAVHLIHSSATDYLFHKQEVLKLLEQHVTNKKDNSRKIWTILVFMIWHQVFIENVYDFGQTEFMNQKEKQVAL, from the coding sequence ATGTGCGGGTTTGTTGGTTGTATGTATGATGAAGCCCAAAAAACAAATGAAAAAATGAAAAACAAAATTAAGATGATGAATACAATAATAACCCATCGTGGACCTGATTCGGAGGGGTATTATTTTGATGAATATATTAATTTTGGCTTTAGAAGATTAAGCATTATAGAGTTAGAGAGTGGTAACCAGCCTTTCTCCTATGAAAATGAACGCTATTGGATTATCTTCAATGGCGAGATTTATAACTATATTGAACTACGTGAGGAATTAATCCAGAGAGGCTATCAATTTTCAACACAATCCGACACCGAAGTAATCGTTGCATTATATTCAGATTTGAAGGAACAAGCTGTCAAAAAATTAAGAGGGATGTTTGCTTTCGTTATTTGGGATAAAATGGAACAGCAATTATTCGGAGCTAGAGATCATTTCGGTATAAAACCGTTCTTCTACTCAGAAAAAAGTGATGCAATATACTTTGCATCTGAGAAAAAAAGTATTTTATTAGCTACTGAAGGCTCTTTACATGAAGATTCGCTACAGCATTATTTTAGCTTCCAATATGTTCCTGAACCAGACACATTAACTAGTGAAATAAAAAAACTAACACCAGGGCATTATTTTGTAAAAAAACCAAAACAGCCAATAAAAATCATCAATTATTGGAAGCCAAAATTCCAGCCTGTAATTACATCTGAGTCACAGCTTGTAAAAGAAATACGTGATGTTCTTATGGACTCTGTAAATGTGCATATGCGCAGTGATGTTCCAGTCGGTTCGTTTTTATCAGGTGGCATTGATTCTTCCTTTATCGTATCACTAGCAAAACAAATAAATCCTCAATTAAAAACTTTTTCTATTGGGTTTGTGAGAAATGGCTTTAGCGAAGTAAATATTGCCGAAGAGACAGCAGCCGCTTTAGGTCTAGAAAATATTAGTTGCACCATAACCCCCGATGAATACCTAGAGGAGCTTCCAAAAATTATTTGGCATATGGATAATCCGCTTGCAGATCCCGCTGCGGTGCCTTTATATTTTGTAGCTCGAGAAGCTAGCAAGCATGTAAAGGTTGTATTATCTGGCGAAGGTGCCGATGAACTATTCGGTGGTTATAATATTTACAGGGAACCTCACTCACTTCGAATGTTTCGTTATATTCCTAAATCTATTAAACATTTGTTGAAAATCCTAAGTCACAGCCTACCAGATGGTGTGAAAGGAAAAAGCTTTATTGAGCGCGGAATTACACCTTTAGAGGAACGATATATCGGAAATGCAAAAATATTTGAAGAAGATGAAAAAGCATTGCTTTATACACATTATAACCCACATGTAAACTATAAAACGATTACGCAACAAATTTATAGAGAGTCTGAAGGTTATGACGCTGTAACGAAAATGCAGCATATTGATATCCTTACTTGGCTGCGAGGAGATATACTCTTAAAGGCAGATAAAATGGCAATGGCTCATTCGCTTGAGCTACGAGTGCCTTTTTTAGATCAAGAGGTTTTCAAAGTAGCAGCCAACATTCATTCTAGCCAAAAAATTAACAATAACACAACAAAATATATATTACGAAAAGCAGCTGAGGGAATTGTGCCTGACCATGTATTGAACAGAAAAAAATTAGGCTTTCCTGTTCCGCTCCGCCATTGGTTAAAAGATGAAATCTATGATTGGGCCGTTCATTTAATTCATTCCAGTGCTACGGATTATTTATTTCATAAACAAGAAGTACTAAAATTACTAGAACAGCATGTTACGAATAAGAAAGATAACAGCCGCAAAATATGGACAATCCTTGTTTTCATGATTTGGCATCAGGTATTTATTGAAAATGTTTATGATTTTGGACAAACTGAATTTATGAATCAAAAAGAAAAACAAGTAGCTCTTTAA